CGGGGCCAGGGAAAGCCTCCAAGCTCGCCCGCCGCCGCCCTCCCGAGCCGGGCGCCGGGGCTGCTGGGCTGGGCAAAGCTTGTGTGAGAACGGGGGCAGGTGGCTTGCCATGCACAGTGGCCCGGTGGCCCTGCCAGGGCACAGCATATATACAGTACGTATATGCTGCATGTATATGTACTGGAGTATACGAGTCTGTGTGTGCACCTGTGCAGGCTACTGGGTGACCGTGAACATGAGTGCAGGCAGGTTGTGCACGTGGGCGGACAGCGAGCCCGCGGGCCGGTGTGCACGCTCACACAGGTGCAGGCCGGTGCGGAGGCTGGCCCGTGAGCCCCCCCACAACAGTGAGCCTGCGCTGGGGGCCAGGTGGGGGCCCAGTTCGCTCGCTGGCTCGCCGGCTGGCTCGCCTGTTTGCTCAGGCCCTGCTCGGCCCCAGGGGGCGCTTGGGCCGCCACTTACTTTCTGCGTCAGGAATAGAGCTTGTTAGTGAGGAGCTGGTAGATGTGATGGTGCTCATGGAGGGGCTCGTACCGTAGCGCGGGAACGTTCCCGTCAGCGCCGCCGTGTGCGACAGCCACGCGGCCGGGTCGATGGGCCGCACCGGGTCAGCTGTGAGCGTGGCCCGCGGACAGAGCCAGACGGACAGACGGGAGGGGAGGACGGACACACGCGGGGCATAGCAAAGACGAGGAGGGGCCAGAGAAAGGGAAGGTGGTCAGGATCCATCCCAGGAAGCTCCCCACCATCCTCCTCTCCTCCAGGGCTCCCCCTCACCAGCTCCAGGAAGTcctccccgccccgccccgccccctgcGGCTCTCGGCACGCCCGCAGCCCCCAGGGCGTGGCTTACCCCGGGGGATGGTGAAGTAGCTCCTGGGGGTGGGGTCCCAGCACTTGGCCACCGTGAGGCTGATGGGGCTGAAGGGGGGAAGGCCGCCGTCACACCCCAGTCTCCCTGGACCAGACCCCAACCCCGCCTCCAGCACCCTTCCCTCCCTCCGGGCCCCCCCCAGGCGTCTCTTCTCACCCCGGCTTGGACACGATCTCCCTCAGGACCCGGACGGCATCGTCATTGCTCATGTTCTCAAAGTTGACGTCATTCACCTGTGGGGGAGGAGCAGAGCAGATGAGGTAGGGGCGGGGCGCGGCAGGGCAGGCAGCTGGCCCCCCCAGGACTGGGGTCATTGAGGCTACTTCCCCCAGTCCTGGCCCtttggccatgggcaagtcacatgctCC
This DNA window, taken from Gracilinanus agilis isolate LMUSP501 unplaced genomic scaffold, AgileGrace unplaced_scaffold53584, whole genome shotgun sequence, encodes the following:
- the LOC123255875 gene encoding segment polarity protein dishevelled homolog DVL-1-like, with protein sequence VNDVNFENMSNDDAVRVLREIVSKPGPISLTVAKCWDPTPRSYFTIPRADPVRPIDPAAWLSHTAALTGTFPRYGTSPSMSTITSTSSSLTSSIPDAESEPAGEPASELGPHLAPSAGSLLWGGSRASLRTGLHLCERAHRPAGSLSAHVHNLPALMFTVTQ